Genomic window (Staphylococcus debuckii):
GCAGATGCGTATTCTGCCTAATAAATTATATTTAGTTGAAAAAGGCGATGTGCTTCAATTCTCTGAAACTAATCGCACGTCGCGTGTTTATTTAGCAATAGGGGGCGGAGTTGAATTAGAAGAGTGGCTCGGCTCTACCTCTACTGATTTTCTCTCTCACATCGGAGGATATGAAGGTCGCAAGTTGCAAACTGGCGATGCTATTAATATGAAACGTGATTATTCCGAACGTCATTTGAAATTGTTTGATAATCTGAAACACACTCATAAAACTGATTGGGGTGTGGATGGGTATGCACTGTCATTCAATTATATGTCAGATATGTTTCATGTCATTTTGAATAAAGGTGCTGAAGATTTTGACGAAGAAACATTGAATCGTTTTACACGTGAAGAATATAAAGTAACCAGCAAGGCGAATCGTGCTGGGATGATTTTAGAAGGCGAGCCGGTAAAAGCGTATTATGAAGATATGCCGCCGCATCAATCGGTTAAACGAGGCACAATACAAGTAAAACGTGACGGTTCACCGATTATTTTATTAAATGATCATTATACGTTAGGCAGTTATCCGCAAATCGGTACAATTGCCAGCTATCATCTCACTAAACTCGCTCAAAAACCGCAGGGTTCTAAATTAAAGTTCCAATATATCGATGTTTACACTGCAGAAGACAATCTAATGAAATACAGCAGCTGGGTACAACAGCTATTTCATGGCATTGAATATAGAATGCTGCAAGAAATGCAAAAATAAACTAAAATTATCTATTTAAATATAGGATGCTGATCGGATAATACTATTCGGTCAGTTTTTTTGTTTAAAGAAGTGCAAATTTATACAGTATTGTTAAAAAAGAGTACTAGGTCTGGAGTCTGATTTGAAAATAAGGAAAAGCGTGTATAATTTAACGCTATCGACACTCTTTAATTACAATAAAAGCTTGATTTAACAATAGCTAAGCTTTGTTTTCATTGTACCTTATTATAAAATTAACAAATAAAAAATAAAGTATAATAAGTAAAAAACGACTAGGTTATTGCTTGAAATCCGAGCCGAATTGTTCTATATTTAATTACTGTACTACGTACTTTT
Coding sequences:
- a CDS encoding biotin-dependent carboxyltransferase family protein — its product is MSIIIEDPGLFASFQDFGRQGYEHDGVIPGGAIDFLAHEVANRLVANDKNEATLEMTTKMARIRFTEPTLIALAGGNFKAWTQQMRILPNKLYLVEKGDVLQFSETNRTSRVYLAIGGGVELEEWLGSTSTDFLSHIGGYEGRKLQTGDAINMKRDYSERHLKLFDNLKHTHKTDWGVDGYALSFNYMSDMFHVILNKGAEDFDEETLNRFTREEYKVTSKANRAGMILEGEPVKAYYEDMPPHQSVKRGTIQVKRDGSPIILLNDHYTLGSYPQIGTIASYHLTKLAQKPQGSKLKFQYIDVYTAEDNLMKYSSWVQQLFHGIEYRMLQEMQK